The following coding sequences lie in one Rutidosis leptorrhynchoides isolate AG116_Rl617_1_P2 chromosome 4, CSIRO_AGI_Rlap_v1, whole genome shotgun sequence genomic window:
- the LOC139842612 gene encoding mechanosensitive ion channel protein 8-like, whose amino-acid sequence MSNPTPMQKSEQSGELRNIDNNNNNVGNQSEVIVKIDNHDKENGGPTILRSPSYEFWKDGNDHTQKSSSNHMNSNYDSPVRGVINNECVNNNNNRNNNRVSDSKQSFENSDVHDHDKYVDDSSSSSEDYEEDEQRLLNQQRQRRVPSNLSYYAPDYDSGAEVLKCTSFQRRTSLVRTKTTQSRLFDPPEVSFSGPYPKTSSQTPGGLTRGSARIENDDEDESSLFDDDNPGDLKNTKLDTLTIIQWIGLVLILALLICTVRFNSWKRTSFRGLYLWQWEILILVLICGRLVSGWCVRIAVFFIERNFLLRKRVLYFVYGVRTPVQNCIWLGWVLFAWNSIFDETVEALHIPLLEVINKFMVCMLVATSLWLIKTLIVKVLASSFHVKKFFDRIQDALFNQYVIETLSGPPLVEIQNNQLGEKSMSRVWKHDGVGSEIGGYSFKEKGSARIGSGRLHRNLGCSKNYEGGITIDHLHRLNHDNVSAWNMKRLMKIIRNGSLTTLDEHLHGTYYDETGTEIRSEIEAKRAARNIFMNVTRSRSKFIYLDDLMRFLREDEAIKTLSLLVASPDDERVGKRALKNWVVNVFRERKALALTLNDTKTAVNKLHQMVNVVVTLVIMVICLVILNIATTKVLVLISSQLVVVAFIFGNTCKTIFESIIFLFVLHPFDVGDRCEVDGNQMIVEEMNILNTIFLRGDNQKIYYPNSTLLMRSIANFYRSPDMTDTIDFLIDVKTPADKIAIIKQRIINYVENNKDQWYPNPIVLAIDMFDVNTLKLSVWVQHKMNLQDITEIQTRRGKIIEEMIRNFRELNVEDKPCPLDINIRSMPMPVTPTRFPSTWGQSN is encoded by the exons ATGAGCAATCCTACACCAATGCAGAAATCGGAACAATCTGGTGAGCTTCGAAACAtagacaacaacaataacaatgttGGGAACCAAAGCGAAGTCATTGTAAAAATCGATAATCATGACAAGGAAAATGGTGGTCCCACAATTTTACGTAGCCCAAGCTATGAGTTCTGGAAGGATGGAAATGATCACACACAAAAAAGTTCTTCTAATCATATGAACTCGAATTATGACAGTCCTGTTAGAGGTGTAATCAATAACGAATgtgtaaataataacaataatagaaataataatcgaGTTTCAGATTCCAAACAGTCGTTTGAAAACAGCGATGTACATGATCATGACAAGTATGTCgacgattcatcatcatcatcagaagaTTACGAAGAAGACGAGCAACGATTGTTGAATCAACAACGACAAAGAAGAGTACCAAGCAATTTGAGCTACTACGCTCCTGATTATGATAGTGGAGCTGAGGTTTTGAAATGTACGTCTTTTCAAAGGAGAACAAGTTTAGTACGAACAAAAACAACACAATCTAGATTGTTTGATCCACCAGAGGTTTCATTTTCGGGACCTTATCCTAAAACTAGTAGTCAAACGCCAGGTGGGTTAACACGAGGATCTGCGAGAATTGAAAACGATGACGAGGATGAATCTTctttgtttgatgatgataatCCTGGTGATTTGAAAAACACTAAACTTGATACGTTGACGATTATTCAATGGATCGGTCTTGTTTTGATCCTGGCATTGTTGATTTGCACCGTTAGATTTAACTCATGGAAACGAACGTCGTTTAGGGGACTTTATTTGTGGCAATGGGAGATTTTGATCCTGGTGTTGATATGTGGAAGATTGGTTTCGGGTTGGTGCGTTAGGATTGCTGTTTTTTTCATCGAACGAAATTTTTTATTAAGAAAACGAGTTTTGTATTTTGTGTATGGAGTTCGAACCCCGGTTCAGAATTGTATTTGGTTAGGATGGGTTTTATTCGCGTGGAATTCAATATTTGATGAAACAGTTGAAGCTCTTCATATTCCTCTACTCGAAGTTATAAACAAGTTCATGGTGTGTATGCTTGTTGCGACGTCATTATGGTTAATCAAGACTTTGATAGTTAAAGTTCTTGCATCGTCGTTTCATGTGAAAAAATTCTTTGATCGAATTCAAGATGCTTTGTTTAACCAATATGTTATCGAGACGCTTTCGGGGCCCCCATTGGTCGAGATTCAAAACAATCAATTAGGCGAGAAGAGTATGTCGAGAGTATGGAAACACGATGGTGTGGGGTCAGAAATTGGCGGTTATTCGTTCAAAGAAAAAGGTAGTGCGAGAATAGGGAGTGGAAGGTTACATAGGAATTTGGGGTGTTCGAAGAATTATGAAGGCGGGATTACGATTGATCATTTGCATAGGTTGAATCATGATAATGTGTCGGCTTGGAATATGAAACGATTGATGAAAATCATTCGTAATGGGTCGTTGACAACATTGGATGAACATTTACATGGTACTTACTATGATGAAACGGGGACTGAAATTCGAAGTGAAATTGAAGCGAAACGTGCTGCTAGGAACATTTTCATGAATGTTACCAGGAGTCGATCCAA GTTCATCTATTTGGATGATTTGATGAGGTTTTTGAGAGAAGATGAAGCTATAAAGACACTGTCTTTGTTGGTTGCATCACCTGATGATGAAAGAGTGGGAAAAAGAGCCTTGAAGAATTGGGTG GTTAATGTTTTTCGAGAACGAAAAGCGCTTGCATTGACACTCAATGATACGAAAACCGCAGTCAACAAATTacatcaaatggtgaatgtggtagTCACACTTGTGATTATGGTCATTTGCCTTGTGATTCTAAACATTGCGACGACTAAGGTTCTGGTTCTTATAAGCTCTCAACTTGTCGTGGTGGCCTTTATATTCGGTAACACTTGCAAAACCATATTCGAATCCATCATCTTTTTGTTTGTGTTGCACCCTTTTGATGTTGGTGATCGTTGTGAGGTCGACGGTAATCAG ATGATTGTGGAAGAAATGAATATTTTGAACACAATTTTCCTAAGAGGGGATAATCAGAAGATTTACTATCCTAACAGCACTCTTTTGATGAGATCTATTGCCAACTTCTATCGTAGTCCCGATATGACAGATACGATCGACTTTTTGATCGATGTGAAGACACCTGCAGACAAAATCGCAATCATTAAACAAAGAATAATCAA CTATGTGGAGAACAACAAAGATCAATGGTACCCGAATCCGATTGTGCTAGCAATCGACATGTTCGATGTGAACACACTAAAGTTATCAGTTTGGGTACAACATAAAATGAACCTTCAAGACATAACAGAAATACAGACGAGAAGGGGCAAGATTATCGAAGAGATGATACGAAACTTTAGAGAACTTAATGTTGAAGACAAACCATGTCCACTTGATATTAACATACGAAGCATGCCTATGCCCGTTACTCCTACTCGCTTTCCTTCAACATGGGGACAGTCTAATTAA
- the LOC139845084 gene encoding serine/threonine-protein kinase STY46, which translates to MVMMEISNNESCNNSNTSSVESSPPQKSNSYRQQMKKLEVYNEVLHRLKASNNQEANQPGFDDQLLAHFNRLPTRYALDVNVERAEDVLMHKRLLHLAHDPANRPAFEVRLVQVSPTNDGSSDDIDNSSSPRHQQAQSIHPPPAFGSSPNLEALALEANESHVRNGDSAVNSYPTIPRPMHEITFSTDDKPKLLSQLTALLAEVGLNIQEAHAFSTVDRYSLDVFVVDGWPYEETEQLRSALERELSKLENQSWPIQGSSSPISELDQTSTPGQTDHLTIPNDGTDVWEIDSRFLILDRKVASGSYGDLYKGTYRSQEVAIKILKTERVNNDLQKEFAQEVYILRKVRHKNVVQFIGACTKPPSLCIVTEFMSGGSVYDYLHKRKGTFKLPTLLKVSIDISKGMNYLHQNNIIHRDLKAANLLMDEHEVVKVADFGVARVKAQTGVMTAETGTYRWMAPEVIEHKPYDHKADVFSFGVVLWELLTGKIPYDYLTPLQAAVGVVQKGLRPTIPKSTPPKLAELLVKCWQQDPSLRPDFSEIIEILKQIAKEVGEEAVDDRKKDKGFLSVLRRGHQ; encoded by the exons ATGGTGATGATGGAAATTAGTAACAACGAGAGTTGTAATAATAGCAACACAAGTAGCGTTGAGTCATCACCACCGCAGAAAAGTAACAGTTACAGGCAGCAGATGAAAAAGTTAGAGGTTTATAATGAGGTTCTTCACCGACTCAAAGCTTCTAACAATCAAGAGGCTAATCAACCTGGATTTGATGATCAACTTTTGGCTCATTTCAATCGTCTTCCTACCAG GTATGCACTTGATGTTAATGTGGAAAGGGCTGAAGATGTGCTAATGCATAAACGATTATTGCATCTGGCGCATGATCCTGCTAATAGGCCTGCGTTTGAGGTTCGACTAGTACAG GTTTCTCCAACAAATGATGGTAGCTCTGATGATATAGATAATTCAAGTTCTCCTAGGCACCAACAAGCCCAGAG TATTCATCCACCCCCGGCCTTCGGTTCATCACCTAATCTTGAAGCCCTTGCACTTGAAGCTAACGAGTCTCATGTTCGAAATGGTGATAGTGCTGTTAATAGCTATCCAACTATTCCCAG GCCCATGCATGAAATCACATTTTCAACAGATGACAAACCAAAGCTTCTGAGTCAG TTGACAGCCTTACTGGCTGAAGTAGGACTGAACATCCAGGAAGCACATGCTTTTTCCACAGTGGATCGTTACTCATTAGATGTCTTCGTTGTTGATGGTTGGCCATATGAG GAGACTGAGCAGCTGCGAAGTGCATTGGAAAGAGAACTTTCAAAACTCGAG AACCAGTCTTGGCCAATTCAAGGTTCATCGTCTCCAATAAGTGAGCTGGATCAAACAAGCACACCTGGCCAAACTGATCACCTCACAATACCTAACGATGGGACGGATGTATGGGAAATTGATTCTCGGTTTCTGATACTTGACCGGAAAGTTGCATCTGGGTCATATGGTGATCT ATATAAAGGTACCTATCGTAGTCAAGAAGTGGCTATCAAGATACTTAAAACTGAGCGTGTGAACAATGATTTGCAGAAAGAATTTGCCCAAGAAGTTTATATCTTAAG AAAAGTCAGGCATAAAAATGTTGTGCAGTTCATAGGAGCATGCACCAAGCCTCCAAGTTTGTGCATTGTTACAG AGTTCATGAGTGGGGGAAGTGTGTATGACTATTTGCACAAACGGAAGGGTACTTTTAAGCTTCCAACATTACTCAAGGTCTCGATTGATATATCAAAGGGTATGAATTATCTGCACCAGAATAACATAATACACAGGGACCTCAAGGCTGCTAATCTTCTGATGGATGAACATGAA GTTGTGAAGGTAGCTGATTTTGGTGTTGCAAGAGTGAAGGCTCAAACTGGTGTGATGACAGCAGAAACAGGGACATACCGCTGGATGGCTCCTGAG GTTATTGAACACAAGCCCTATGATCACAAGGCTGATGTTTTCAGTTTTGGGGTTGTATTATGGGAGTTATTAACTGGAAAG ATTCCATATGATTATTTAACTCCCCTACAGGCAGCTGTTGGTGTGGTACAAAAG GGGTTAAGGCCTACTATTCCAAAAAGCACTCCGCCAAAACTTGCTGAATTGCTTGTGAAATGCTGGCAACAAGACCCGAGTTTGAGACCAGACTTTTCTGAAATTATTGAGATTCTAAAGCAGATAGCTAAGGAG GTTGGAGAAGAAGCAGTAGATGATCGAAAAAAGGACAAAGGATTCCTATCCGTGCTTAGACGGGGGCATCAATGA